One Panicum virgatum strain AP13 chromosome 9K, P.virgatum_v5, whole genome shotgun sequence genomic region harbors:
- the LOC120649230 gene encoding zinc finger CCCH domain-containing protein 25-like: MNPLTQIKRTQVINQKEALLGIGEDASWHAKFKDSAYVFVGGIPFDLTEGDLLAIFAQYGEVVDVNLVRDKGTGKSKGFAFLAYEDQRSTILAVDNLNGAKVLGRIIRVDHVSKYKKKEEEDEEERQQKREARGVCYAFQKGECNRGASCRYSHDEQRNANTGWGSKEDSGARWEHDKLHDVPKSRGICYAFQKGECNRGASCKFSHDEQKNSNTRRSSRDDESSRSEWYVERDSRSRHDDRRPEDRDIYRHDKSPERSRGERHRNDDRYSQGREERSGRRRYDDMDRKRSRYDENSERHERRG, translated from the exons ATGAATCCCCTGACGCAGATCAAGCGGACGCAGGTTATCAACCAGAAGGAGGCGCTCCTTGGCATCGGCGAGGACGCGTCGTGGCACGCAAAGTTCAAGGACTCCGCCTACGTCTTCGTCGGCGGCATCCCCTTCGACCTCACCGAGGGCGACCTCCTCGCCATCTTCGCGCA GTACGGTGAGGTGGTCGACGTGAACCTCGTGCGCGACAAGGGCACCGGAAAATCCAAGGGCTTCGCGTTCCTCGCGTACGAGGACCAGAGGAGCACGATTCTCGCTGTCG ACAATTTGAATGGAGCTAAAGTTCTTGGGAGGATCATAAGGGTTGACCATGTGAGCAAGtacaagaagaaggaggaggaagatgaggaggagCGGCAGCAGAAGAGAGAGGCCCGTGGAGTCTGCTACGCGTTCCAGAAAGGCGAGTGCAATCGCGGAGCTTCCTGCAGATATTCGCATGATGAGCAG AGAAATGCAAACACCGGTTGGGGTTCTAAAGAGGATAGCGGTGCACGATGGGAGCATGACAAACTCCATGATGTACCAAAGAGTCGTGGCATCTGCTATGCTTTCCAGAAAGGCGAGTGCAACCGTGGAGCATCCTGCAAATTTTCCCATGATGAGCAG AAAAATTCAAATACTCGTCGGAGTTCTAGGGATGATGAATCATCCAGATCAGAGTGGTATGTAGAGCGAGATTCTAGAAGTAGGCATGATGATAGAAGACCAGAAGATCGGGACATATACAGGCATGACAAGTCACCTGAAAGATCAAGAGGTGAGAGGCATAGGAACGATGACAGGTATTCTCAAGGAAGAGAAGAAAGATCAGGAAGACGCAGATACGATGATATGGATCGCAAGCGGTCAAGGTACGATGAAAATAGTGAACGCCATGAAAGAAGAGGGTGA
- the LOC120649232 gene encoding uncharacterized protein LOC120649232 — protein MASVGFGSTVAPVAPASSSAAGRSRARRSVLAVPAATRGSPAPAKEEKSLVDFIFGAIFKKDQLVETDPLLNKVDGAPPRGGTTAGGKKAAASDDGVSGLGFNIGGLFDRKG, from the coding sequence atGGCGTCGGTGGGCTTTGGCAGCACCGTGGCGCCCGTCGCGCCGGCGTCGTCTTCGGCCGCGGGCAGGAGCCGGGCGCGGCGGTCCGTGCTGGCCGTGCCGGCCGCCACGAGGGGCAGCCCCGCGCCGGCCAAGGAGGAGAAGAGCCTCGTCGACTTCATCTTCGGCGCCATCTTCAAGAAGGACCAGCTCGTGGAGACGGACCCGCTCCTCAACAAGGTCGACGGCGCGCCGCCCCGGGGCGGCACCACGGCCGGCGGCAAGAAAGCTGCCGCCAGCGACGACGGCGTCAGCGGTTTGGGGTTCAACATCGGCGGCCTCTTCGACAGGAAAGGCTGA
- the LOC120649229 gene encoding anthranilate synthase alpha subunit 1, chloroplastic, which yields MAASLALQLRLAPSSSAPLSLHRRRRGAGILTCRATATFHQLDAVAVREEEAKFKSSAKEGCNLLPLKRCIFSDHLTPVLAYRCLVKEDDREAPSFLFESVEQGSEGTNVGRYSVVGAQPAMEIVAKANHVTVMDHEMKSRREHFVPDPMNIPRSIMEQWNPHITDGLPDAFSGGWVGFFSYDTVRYVETKKLPFSKAPHDDRNLPDIHLGLYNDVIVFDHVEKKTHVIHWVRVDCYNSVDEAYEDGTNRLESLLSRLHSLNIPTLSSGSIKLNVGHFGSALQKSSMSCEEYKHAVVQAKEHILAGDIFQVVLSQRFERRTFADPFEIYRALRIVNPSPYMAYLQARGCILVASSPEILTRVQKRTIINRPLAGTIRRGKTKAEDKVLEQLLLSDQKQCAEHIMLVDLGRNDVGKVSKPGSVKVEKLMNIERYSHVMHISSTVTGELRDDLTCWDALRAALPVGTVSGAPKVRAMELIDELEVNMRGPYSGGFGGISFCGDMDIALALRTIVFPTGSRFDTMYSYTDGNPRQEWVAHLQAGAGIVADSKPDDEHHECLNKAAGAARAIDLAESTFLDE from the exons ATGGCCGCCAGCCTCGCGCTCCAACTGCGCctcgcgccgtcgtcgtcggcgccgctgagcctccaccgccgccggcgcggagcCGGAATCCTCACCTGCCGCGCCACAGCCACGTTCCACCAACTCGACGCCGTCG cggtgagggaggaggaggcaaaGTTCAAGTCCTCGGCCAAGGAGGGATGCAACCTGCTGCCGTTGAAGCGGTGCATCTTCTCCGACCACCTGACGCCGGTGCTCGCGTACCGGTGCCTCGTCAAGGAGGACGACCGCGAGGCGCCCAGCTTCCTCTTCGAGTCCGTCGAGCAGGGCTCCGAGGGCACCAATGTG GGGAGGTACAGTGTCGTAGGGGCGCAGCCCGCCATGGAGATCGTGGCCAAGGCCAACCACGTGACGGTGATGGATCATGAGATGAAGTCGAGGAGGGAGCATTTCGTGCCTGATCCGATGAATATCCCCAGGAGCATTATGGAGCAGTGGAACCCACATATAACCGACGGCCTACCTGATGCATTTTctg GAGGATGGGTTGGATTCTTCTCATATGATACAGTGCGTTATGTTGAAACAAAGAAGCTTCCATTTAGTAAGGCACCACATGATGATAGGAACCTTCCTGACATTCATTTAGGCCTCTACAATGATGTCATTGTGTTTGACCATGTTGAGAAG AAAACACATGTTATACATTGGGTGAGGGTGGACTGCTATAATTCTGTTGATGAAGCATATGAAGATGGAACAAATCGACTAGAATCTCTGTTATCAAGATTACATTCTCTTAATAT CCCAACACTTTCTTCTGGTTCTATTAAACTTAATGTTGGGCACTTCGGCTCAGCATTACAAAAATCATCAATGTCATGTGAAGAATATAAGCATGCTGTTGTTCAAGCAAAAGAACATATTCTGGCTGGTGATATTTTTCAAGTAGTCCTAAGCCAGCGTTTTGAGAGACGGACATTCGCTGACCCCTTTGAGATCTACCGTGCATTGCGCATTGTAAATCCTAGTCCATATATGGCCTATCTACAG GCACGAGGTTGTATTCTTGTGGCATCAAGTCCTGAAATTCTCACTCGGGTGCAAAAG agGACAATCATCAATCGACCACTTGCTGGAACTATAAGAAGAGGGAAAACGAAAGCAGAAGACAAAGTTTTAGAACAGCTGCTTTTGAGTGATCAGAAGCAGTGTGCTGAACATATTATGTTAGTAGATCTCGGTCGAAATGATGTCGGAAAG GTGTCGAAACCAGGTTCAGTAAAGGTGGAGAAACTTATGAATATTGAACGATATTCACATGTCATGCACATTAGCTCAACA GTAACTGGGGAGCTACGTGATGATCTTACCTGTTGGGACGCGCTTCGTGCAGCGTTGCCTGTTGGAACAGTTAGTGGCGCTCCTAAG GTGAGAGCAATGGAGCTGATCGACGAGCTGGAAGTGAATATGCGTGGGCCGTACAGTGGTGGCTTTGGAGGGATTTCGTTCTGTGGTGACATGGacattgctcttgctcttcGCACTATCGTCTTCCCCACCGGATCTCGGTTCGACACCATGTACTCATACACTGATGGAAACCCGCGCCAGGAGTGGGTGGCTCATCTCCAGGCCGGAGCTGGGATAGTGGCTGACAGCAAACCAGATGACGAGCACCACGAGTGCCTCAACAAGGCAGCTGGCGCTGCCCGTGCCATTGACCTTGCCGAATCTACATTTCTAGACGAGTAG
- the LOC120649231 gene encoding GDP-mannose transporter GONST1-like gives MSVEFRSECDDIEEAKSPSNTSVAAVAVKNADASVYKIIHGYLKQKNNSIIRVAANVARKAASNKLSRKTSDVFDTLIQQQQSKWGNKTGPLLSGICYCIASCSMILLNKVVLSSYNFDAGISLMLYQNFVCVVILLILELFRVITTEELTWKLIKVWIPVNLIFIGMLVTGMYSLKYINVAMVTILKNMTNIITAVGELYIFRKGHNKKVWAALYLMIVSAVCGGITDLSFHLIGYTWQILNCFLTAGYSLTLRRLMDTAKQSTKSGSLNEVSMVLLNNMLSIPFAIILVVIFDEWEYVCQAEVIREPMFWVVATASGLLGLAISFSSVWFLHQTGPTTYSLVGSLNKIPISVAGILLFNAPVSVENFCSIVFGLFAGIFFAKAKMS, from the exons ATGTCAGTGGAGTTCAGGTCCGAGTGCGATGACATCGAGGAGGCCAAGTCCCCCAGCAACACGAGcgttgccgccgtcgccgtcaagAACGCCGACGCCTCGGTCTACAAGATCATCCACGGCTACCTGAagcagaagaacaactccatcATCAGAGTCGCCGCCAATGTCGCCAGGAAAGCGGCTTCCAACAA GTTATCGAGGAAGACCTCTGATGTTTTCGACACCTtaattcagcagcagcagagcaaGTGGGGAAACAAGACCGGGCCGTTGCTTTCCGGGATTTGTTACTGCATTGCTTCCTGCAGCATGATATTGCTCAACAAGGTGGTTCTCTCCAGCTACAATTTCGACGCTGGCATATCACTGATGCTATATCAG AACTTTGTATGTGTGGTCATTCTTCTGATACTCGAGCTCTTCCGTGTTATTACAACGGAAGAACTCACATGGAAGTTGATAAAAGTTTGGATTCCGGTGAACCTTATTTTCATCGGGATGCTTGTAACTGGAATGTACAG TTTGAAGTACATAAATGTTGCGATGGTGACAATATTAAAGAACATGACAAACATTATAACAGCTGTAGGGGAGCTATATATTTTCAGGAAAGGTCACAATAAGAAGGTTTGGGCTGCACTATATCTGATG ATTGTATCTGCTGTATGCGGGGGCATTACAGATCTCTCTTTCCATCTAATTGGTTATACGTGGCAAATTCTGAATTGCTTTCTAACAGCAGGCTACTCG CTCACACTAAGGCGCTTGATGGATACAGCTAAACAATCAACAAAATCTGGCTCCCTCAATGAAGTTTCTATGGTGTTACTCAACAACATGCTATCAATTCCATTCGCAATCATTTTGGTTGTAATCTTTGACGAATGGGAATATGTTTGTCAAGC TGAAGTTATCAGAGAGCCTATGTTCTGGGTTGTTGCAACAGCTAGTGGTTTGCTAGGTCTAGCAATCAGCTTCTCTTCGGTGTGGTTTTTGCATCAAACTGGTCCAACAACATACAG TCTTGTTGGATCTCTAAACAAGATACCTATCTCGGTTGCTGGTATCTTGCTGTTCAATGCCCCTGTAAGCGTCGAGAATTTCTGTAGCATAGTTTTTG GTCTTTTTGCTGGGATATTCTTTGCGAAGGCAAAAATGTCCTAA